The stretch of DNA ATATTGACACATTCTCACCGGTTGCCAAGATAGTCACGGTTCGATGTGTCTTAGCTATGGCAGCAGCAAAAAATTGGTCATtgcatcaaatggatgtaaccAACGCATTTCTCCAAGGTGATTTATATGAGGAAATCTACATGTCTATTCCGCAAGGATTTGAAAGACAACGTCCAAATCATGCTTGCAAACTCCTCAAGTCCTTATACGGCTTGAAGCAAGCTTCTCGCCaatggaatttaaaattttgtgaCATTATGCAGCATGCTGGTTACTCACAATCACTTCATGATCATTCTCTGTTTTACAAGAGACAAGGAAATTCGGTCACTTTACTTCTTCTTTATGTCGATGACATTGTCATCACGGGTAATGATTCTACTGGAATTGCTACTCTGAAAGAATGTTTACATAAGAATCTTGCCATTAAGGATCTTGGATGTTTGAAATATTTCTTGGGGATTGAAGTTGCTAGATCTAAGGCTGGTATCTGCTTAAACCAACGTAAATATGCGCTGGAATTGCTATCGGATTCAGGAATGACCGGTTGCAAGCCATACAACACTCCAATGGAACAACACCTAAAACTCACCACCCTTGAATATGATCAGCTCATCAAGACCACTGATTCTGATCCTCCATTGGCTGATCCAGCTTCTTATCAACGTTTAGTTGGACGACTGATTTATCTCACGATCACTCGCCCAGATATATGCTTTGCGGTTCAATCCCTTAGTCAGTTCATGCAATATCCAAAGCACTCACACATGACTGCAGCGCTTAGAGTTCTTGGATATATCAAGAGCAGCCCATCCTTGGGCATTTTCTTGTCTGCCACTAGTGACTTACAGCTTTCTGCTTATTGCGACTCTGATTGGGGTTCATGTCCCATGAGTCGGAAATCTTTGACTGGATATGTGATCAAACTTGGTTCTTCGGTGATTTCTTGGAAAACAAAAAAGCAAAACACAGTTTCTCGTTCATCCGCCGAAGCTGAATATCGCTCCATGGCTACAACTGCTTGTGAAATCACTTGGCTTAGAAGTCTTCTAGCAGACATGGGTCTCAGTATTACTCTGCCCACTCCTCTCTTTTGTGATAATCAGGCAGCCATCCACATTGCCGCCAATCCGCTATATCATGAACGCACGAAACACATTGAAATAGATTGCCACTTCATCCGTGAAAAGATTCGTTCTCATATAATTGCCACTTCTCATCTCCACACTCGACAGCAGCCGgcagatatcttcaccaaaGCCTTAAGTTCAGAGCAGCATCACCATCTCTTGTCCAAGCTTGACATGTTGAACATATTACAAGCTTGAGGGGGTGTGTTAAATAGATCACTTGATAGATCACTTGATAGATTAGTGAATAAGTAACTAAGACTAGCAGTTACTCGAATACTTAATAACCatcacatgtatatatatacgaatCCTCCTTGTAAAGAGACAGTTAGTTCATTTCAATAATTCAATTCTGTATTCTCCTGGAGCTTAATGCTCTTCAATGGCTGTCTCAAATGCAAATTCTAACAGAGAATGAATACATGGCAAATATCTTGAATGCAAGAAAACAATAAGAACTCAAGCAGAACATTTTGAATGTTGGGAAGTGAAATGCATTGGTTATACTGAATTTCAGGATTATCATTGGGTTTGGACCTGAATTCCAGCATTGGCATGAGGGCTAATAAGAGGCGTGGCTTGGTGGTCAGAGCAAAAAAATTCCTTCTTTGTCAAACCAAGAGGAACAGGTCCAGGAAATCACTGGCTCGGACTCATGGTTTCCGCAAACGTATGAGCACTACTGATGGAAGAGCAGTTATCAAGCGGCGGCGTGCCAAGGGACGATGGGTCCTGTGCACAAAAACAAATCCCAACAGTGGAAAACGTGCTTGATCATTCTGATGTTTCATTTTGGGGATCAGTTCTGGTAGGTAACGCTTCAAGTTGCTGATGTATTTGCATCCATTCCTTTTGATTTGATCATCTTTTTGTGGAAATAATCTGTTTTCTTGACTGAATTCCAGCATGTCTAATTATTTCAATATATCATGTTAATTCTGTTTTTACTTGGGTTTTTTCTGCAAATTTCTGTGAGCCAACTGTAGGAACTTGTGCTGTCGTGGCATTCTACGCATGATAAGATATTTAGATGAAATATATCAACCTTCTAATAAACAGATTGGTTCCAGAATTATCAAGATTATGTTTTCTTCTTCGACTGTGATATTTTACCTAGTTTTTTAAAGCATGGGTCGAGTCTAACAGCCAAGAACGAGACCTTTTCTTATTAGAGCATCCACATTATGAACCAAATAATAATCAGAATGAAGATAGAGACTTTTGTTTATAAAATTTCCCGCCACAGTACTTAATGTTGACAATTCCACGCACACCCGACAATTGATCAATCACATTAGAAAATTACAGGGAAGCATGATGTTTTGAGGTTCTTTAGGGATCTGATAGAGGAAAACGAATTTGCAACTGTTCGGTAGCTTTGAACAGTTGGATAAGAAGCTTGAATTGTGATGGCACAGTGACCCTGTGCCACGTACACCCTTTTCATTATTATGTATTCATTCTTGGCCGGGCTGTTACCACAGAATTTCCAACCAAACACCACTACGTACCATCGCTTGATTTTCCCGCAACCAATAACCAACAGTAGTGACACCATCATCCAGCTCAGTTCCATTGAGTGGAGCTGGAAGTTGGATACATTGGTATCATGTACCTGCTAGCAGTACTGACTCCCTATTGGCTGGATCATCCTCGTATCTTGCAATCTCGGCAACAAGAGAGGATTCATTTTTCGTGTTATAGGTTCCATCTACTTCCTTGTACAGGTAGGTCGTTTTAGTTACGAAGTCGTGACTTCCGACCATGAATTCGATAACACAATCTTTGAGAGCATCACAACTGCAGCCATGATCTTCACTTGTGCCAGTCAACAATTCTTATTTGGACGGTGATACCAGTTTCTTAATAGTAATCTGGTTGATTCTTTTCCTGCCGAGAATTCCAGCAGCATGTTGTGTCTTTTGTTGATGTGAAAACACCTGTATCGTTTGCTTAAATGTTCAAAATACTAAATCCTTAAATATTAATTGATTAGACACACAAAGTAACGCATTATACCGTCTAAGGTCTTGGTCTTTGATGACTCTGCCTTTTGAATCAGGGCTGGCGAATCAAGCCAAATGTCattaaggcatagtttggtgcacatgataggataaacatgtgatatataatataaagataagttaaggataagtAAGatgtaatatattatatttaatgtttggtatgattttaataagagtgattaaatttatatattagattgtactGACAAAATTaatcttatcataataaattttataatttcaaagttgttgcttgagttcatattttttatctgtCCATGCGTTGATAGTGCttgaatgatttatttatttttacctaattatatataatatatataatatgataattgagcctttgattttgtgagtcaagtcaaatatcaattttaagattaatcgagtgatactaataattttattgagatttataaattttttttatataattatctcgaattcatttatataattgtcatattatataatatataaaataaataaaaatatttatttgattttaatttctacctactagatttataaaaatcatttataaattgagggtaattaagtcatttgtagtgtattttatcatcaaattaaaattatcacacataATAGAAGACATTTTAtcattctaaaaaattatttatcaagggtcgTGATATTGTCATGGGCTTTTTAAAAAcgtaccaaacatgggataaggaggattatttatcaattccTCTCTTATcctatgtaccaaactatgccttatAGTTTAGGATCAAATTCGAGCTGGGATAAGTGTGTTGGAACTCGAGTTCAATACTTAAAAATTCGTAAATAAGGATTAATTGTTATGCTTTCATCCCCACGAAATACTAAACACTTCTTTTAGAAATAGGGAAAAATGTAGTGATATAAATTCAGTAAAATAACTTGAATGTTAGGTTATGTATCCAATTTTCGTTTAAAGATTAATACTTAAATTTGTCCTTGATACATCTTCGTTGCACGTCCAAACGAGCTTGATTGCACGACCAGACTCCTTTTTGAGCCTCAAGAGATTTCAAGTTGCCCTTAAAACGCTATCATTGCATTACTTTTTCTTTATACAATCACTTGCAGAAATACATTTTTAAGTTCATTTGATAATGTAGAgtagatttattttaaattcggGAGTGGATCTTAAATCAGCTATCAATTTGATACGATATGgtgatataaaaatttaaagataTATCATATTCATATAATATGAAATAATGATTCaattatttttaaagtaaaaaaaagtataatcctaaaataacatttttacaGATAAATGTGGAAGTGatataaaattcatattttacaatacaaaaactcatgtgagaatctcacgagtcaatttttacgaatattttatttaggtcactaatgaaaaattattattttttatgataaaattattattttatattataaatattgatAAGATTAATCTGTttcacaaaaacaaaatattttgcaATACAATTAAGTATCTTGATTAATTTTACTACACAATacgctcaaaaaaaaaaaaaaaataacttgTCTCACATCAACAAGAATCCTGAAAAATATGTTTTACCTTGAAAATATCCCAACATAAATATTTCATGTACATTTTAATTTATGCCCATGTAAACACAACCCATGCGGGTTGTTATGAAATCAGAGATCTAAAAATAACGGTCGAGACAGTCACCTGATCTCACCTTTGTCTAAAACATTATTTATAAGCAGTCTGAGGATATTTGACGGTCCACGAGCAAATAGCCAACCAACGAAGACGATCGATTATTTAAAATCTTAGTCAATtatcaaaatcaaataattttaaaaatcaaaatcaatcaagttaaaaaaattcaaaaattcatatatatatatataacaaaaacacatttcattttcttttctaTTTACTTTTGGTTCCAACCACCTACCTCAAATCACCTCCGTCAACCGCCATCTCATTTTTATTTGTACTTTGTCTCGATTATATTATACTTTTTATAAATACAcataatttaattacattataatACAAGAAAAAAATCATCTGTAATTACTGAAttgttatatataattatatataaaaaaattattaaaaaactcACCCGCTATCCccattttttttgtaattactataaaaaaaaattattaaaaaaactcAACCGCTTAGACACCACCCCGCCTAGCCACCGCCATTCGGTGCCTAAGCGGCCAAGCCGGGAGGAAATCACTGACAGTGACCGCCTGGCCCCCGCCATTGCCATTTACAACATTGCATGAAATGCACTCGGCCAAATGAAGTAAACGAATCTTAAAGTTTAGGGTTACAGTAGAAGAAAATTGTAGGTTGAATGCTGCAAAAATGTGCTAGGCCACCATACAAATCTCAAATATCGGGGGTTCGCCGTCCAATAGTTAATAATCTGATACTTCGGATTTTATACAGGAGCTTTGCCACCGGACTATCCCACAGTGTGTTGACAGTTGTGAATGAACACAACCCACCTGTTGTAAAAACATTCAGGCGTGCATCACTCACACAATACAATACAATACAAGGCTCAGGAATCAGCATTAATTACTCCATTCAATCCCAGTCTCCTTCGATATGAGTCATGAATCACCTCGACCAACGGTGCAGAAAGGTGAAATGCATGCAAAGTCTAGTGAAGGCCAACAATCTTACCTCAGAACCAAGGGCAGACATTGCTGCAATGATACCAAATCAGGCCAGGACTTCTTTTCAGCTAAAGCTTAAAAGTCAAGTGAAGATCAGCTATCTAACTTCAAAACCAATGCAGCTATTGTTGCAATTCTGCCCAATCAGGATGGGGCCTCTTTTCAGCTAGATCTTTTAGGGATCTCATAGAGAAAAACCCAACCTTGCAGCCTCCCCTATACTTATAAATCAAGTATGTTGTCTTTGAGAAATGACAAATTGGACATGAACTCACAGTGTCAAGGAATGcacaaaaaaaaacatgtaaGGAATCAACATCCAACACCTCAATTATTTTTCAAGTTCAGCAAGATTCCAGACCAAATATAAGTAATCCGTAGAGACAAGGTATGCATACACTAACATTTATCTCATTTTAGAATCTTGCTGAACATTAACAAATACATACGAATACAGTAGTGTGAAACCGAGACATTTTGTTCACACATAAGTGATCTCAGCAAAAAATCATATACAATTGTAGTAGTAGATACCCCAAAAAAATATTGACGTTTAGGCCAAATACCTCGTAAAACTTCGGAACTTGTGACTACCCAATCTATTTGAAAGGAAGAGCAACTATAGTCTTCTAAAACTATATGTTGTACATGTAGATCAACATTCTTTTTAGGCCAAACCACTTTATATCTTAGAACAAACAGCTCAAAAGTATCCACATATTGTTTTGTATCAACTACAGAGTAGACAAGTGTCAGAAACTCTCTCCCTCCACATACATCAAGCACTTAGCACCCATTTTCAACACACAAAAACGGAAAATTAATTTGAGGTTTCCTACGGTCCTGGAATTTCTAGAAGTGCCCCTCAAACCAAGATAAGAAGAGTAAAGCATGTTTTACAAGGAGAGCTGCAACCTGTCACCATATGATCAAGAAAGTGGAAATCATTTAGACCAAAGAATTTATCCAGTCACTCGAAGATTACAGAGCAACCTATGCTGAAAAAGGCCATCACCCCATGTCTACGTCAAAATTTGTGATTGCCAACTTTCACCAATCGCAAGACGCATAAGCTAATTCAGATATTCCAGCACCATCTCAAAGGCCATAATTACGTAGATAACATAAAGACACCACATATACTAAGAAGTAAAATTACAATTATGGAAAGctagataaaaataaataaaagctaAATAAAGGGAATGTAACATCTAAAATAACAAGGCAAAACCAAACATATTAAGAAACTTCAGTCATTTATCAAATTACAAAGCATCGTTCCAAGTAAAAACTTTGAGCTCATCCTAGCGAAATATAAATGTAATCCACAACTTTATTGGAGCACATAGAGATTAAGGCAGCCAAAGATCTACAGCAGTCCATTAATCAGCCAAAGATTTCATAGTCTTGTAATCACGTAATCACCACAACCATTTAAAGCATTTGCGTCCAAGAAGCTGTCAAAATACCTGAACACACACCCATATGCTACTTAATCCATTATccaaatcaaaacataaaaacATGCAATATATGAATGCACTGTTCCATTGACTcataaatattatgaaaaatCAACATTCGAGCATAAAGATGCAATTTACTAAAAAAATCTTTACTTGTTGCTTCTTGATAACCTCTTATGAGTAAGTGAATAAAAAGAAAACTTCATATACTGTGATGTACGGTTATAATTAGCTGAATCGAAGGAAGCAGGGGAAACAGAATTCTGGGTTGTTAAGCTCATAAGGAGAAAATCCTTTCCTGAATCTACAAAACCTTCACATGTTTAACCTATACTGCTATACATCACTTTGCCATGCCACACAAACTCCAAAGCACATCTTCCTAATAATTGAATGGCGTTGAGACTTGAGTCTTAGTTTTGTACAAGGTGGCAAGATAAATGGTTCAATTAACTAAACAGGACATATAGTCAAGTATAAACATAATAAAGAATGTCGCAAGCCAGAAATTACCATCATTACCAAGCATCATAGCAGcaaatatgcaaaataaatttCAAGAGTGCCTATTGTTCACGTGACATGCAAAATTATGCAAATGATTACATTACGTAGCTCGATAAAATTTTCAACAAGGAATTACCTCAATAATATGGTGGTGCACCATGATATGAGGGAAACCTAGGCCCAGTTCCAGGCTGGTTCTGATTAGATGGATATGCTGGTTGAAACCCATAATTCCCACTGTCTGGATAGCTTCCAGAGCTCTGCATCCCAAGAGTACTAGGAGGCATTCTGTATCCTCCATTATTGCTCAATCCTCCGCCAAGCTCCCCTGGAGCAGCCGCATTAACACCACCGCTGTACTGTGATGATCCACCTCCATACCCGCCACCATACCCTTGCCCAACCATAGCAGTATTAAACCCTGTATTTTGATGC from Primulina eburnea isolate SZY01 chromosome 6, ASM2296580v1, whole genome shotgun sequence encodes:
- the LOC140834840 gene encoding large ribosomal subunit protein bL34c, producing MACCLSVGTATCYRGSNVNGPTASLSLLTGSRKKSSFSINVKPRAAASSGGMLLHCSFTPSSVLSSSARSFFSGLSLGLDLNSSIGMRANKRRGLVVRAKKFLLCQTKRNRSRKSLARTHGFRKRMSTTDGRAVIKRRRAKGRWVLCTKTNPNSGKRA